In a single window of the Anguilla rostrata isolate EN2019 chromosome 4, ASM1855537v3, whole genome shotgun sequence genome:
- the rfx2 gene encoding DNA-binding protein RFX2 isoform X1, with product MQSSEGGSDSSSSVALRTSSSSQAPVVQPVPASQQRVLVQATGSGQKGAQVQQLSRVQQVPQQVQQVQHVYPSQVQYVEGGEVVYTNGTIRTAYSYNPEAQLYGQSSGGAYFDSQAGGAQVTTVVSSAGGVPPHGMVGVAMDVGGSQIISSGGTYLIHGGGMDGSRHLGSHSARSSSAMLEMAIENLQKSEGITTHKSSLLNSHLQWLLDNYETADGVSLPRSSLYNHYLWHCQEQKLDPVNAASFGKLIRSVFMGLRTRRLGNRGNSKYHYYGIRLKPDSPLNRLQEDSQYTAMRQQPIHQKQRFKPLQKVDGMGDSFSGGSQHSSGTPDQSLAAQSQHHQQYIDVSHVLPPFPSPDLGSCPLPERIAPNDVKKLQSLYRDHCEATLDVVMNLQFHYIEKLWQTFWYSTAPSSDGATPLPNSEEETEGVIPREKLVSLCKYEPVRLWMRSCDHILYQALVEILIPDVLRPVPSTLTQAIRNFAKSLEGWLTSAMRDFPQEIVRTKAAVVSAFAQTLRRYTSLNHLAQAARAVLQNTSQINQMLSDLNRVDFANVQEQASWVCQCDEAVVQRLEQDFKVTLQQQSSLDQWAAWLDNVVNQVLKPHEGSASFPRAARQFLLKWSFYSSMVIRDLTLRSAASFGSFHLIRLLYDEYMFYLVEHRVAQATGETPIAVMGEFSDLNSMMPMLMEKDSSFSDDMSDLGSDGDMSRGPSELAVKREPTSLQEI from the exons ATGCAGAGTTCAGAGGGAGGGTCAGACTCCTCGTCCAGCGTGGCCTTGCGcacgtcctcctcctcccaggccCCCGTGGTGCAGCCTGTCCCGGCATCCCAACAG cggGTGCTGGTGCAGGCCACAGGCTCGGGCCAGAAGGGGGCGCAGGTCCAGCAGCTGTCCAGAGTGCAGCAGGTCCCCCAGCAG GTCCAGCAGGTCCAGCACGTGTACCCGTCCCAGGTCCAGTACGTGGAAGGAGGGGAAGTGGTGTACACAAACGGAACCAT cCGGACGGCCTACTCCTACAACCCGGAGGCCCAGCTGTACGGGCAGAGCAGCGGGGGGGCCTACTTCGACTCGCAGGCGGGGGGCGCCCAGGTCACCACGGTGGTGTCGTCGGCCGGCGGCGTGCCCCCCCACGGCatggtgggcgtggccatggACGTGGGGGGCAGCCAGATCATCTCCAGCGGCGGGACCTACCTCATCCACGGGGGCGGCATGGACGGCAGCCGCCACCTCGGCTCGCACTCCGCCCGCTCCTCCTCCGCAATG cTTGAAATGGCGATTGAAAACCTCCAAAAGTCTGAAGGGATTACCACTCACAAAAGCAGCCTGCTCAACAGCCAT ttgCAGTGGCTGCTGGATAACTATGAGACGGCGGACGGCGTCAGCCTGCCGCGCAGCTCTCTGTACAACCACTACCTGTGGCACTGccaggagcagaagctggacCCGGTCAACGCCGCCTCCTTCGGCAAGCTCATCCGCTCCGTCTTCATGGGCCTGCGCACCCGTCGGCTCGGCAACAG ggggaACTCTAAGTATCATTACTACGGCATCCGTCTGAAACCGGACTCCCCGCTGAATCGGCTGCAGGAGGACTCCCAGTACACGGCCATGAGACAGCAGCCCATCCACCAGAAACagag GTTCAAGCCCCTGCAGAAGGTGGACGGCATGGGGGACAGCTTCTCCGGCGGCTCCCAGCACTCCTCCGGCACGCCCGACCAGTCGCTGGCCGCCCAGagccagcaccaccagcagTACATCG ACGTGTCCCACGTGCTGCCCCCGTTCCCCTCCCCGGACCTGGGCTCCTGCCCCCTGCCCGAGCGCATCGCCCCCAACGACGTCAAGAAGCTGCAGAGCCTGTACAGGGACCACTGCGAG gccACTCTAGACGTGGTGATGAACCTGCAGTTCCACTACATCGAGAAACTGTGGCAGACCTTCTGGTATTCAACAGCGCCATCTAGTGACGGAGCAACTCCTCTCCCTAACAG tgaggaggagacagagggggtGATTCCCAGGGAGAAGCTGGTGTCTCTGTGCAAGTATGAGCCGGTCAGACTGTGGATGCGCAGCTGTGACCACATCCTGTACCAGGCGCTGGTGGAGATCCTCATCCCCGACGTGCTCAGACCTGTGCCCA GCACTCTGACTCAGGCCATTCGCAACTTCGCCAAGAGTCTGGAGGGGTGGCTGACCTCCGCCATGAGAGATTTTCCACAGGAGATCGTCCGCACCAAG GCCGCGGTGGTGAGCGCGTTTGCGCAGACGCTGCGCAGGTACACCTCCCTGAACCACCTGGCGCAGGCGGCGCGGGCGGTGCTGCAGAACACCTCGCAGATCAACCAGATGCTCAGCGACCTCAACCGCGTCGACTTCGCCAACGTGCAG GAGCAGGCCTCGTGGGTGTGCCAGTGCGACGAGGCGGTGGTGCAGAGGCTAGAGCAGGACTTCAAGGTGACgctgcagcagcagagctcCCTGGACCAGTGGGCCGCCTGGCTGGACAACGTGGTGAACCAGGTCCTGAAGCCCCACGAGGGCAGCGCCAGCTTCCCCCGCGCCGCCCGCCAGTTCCTGCTCAAGTGGTCCTTCTACAG ctccatGGTGATCAGGGACCTGACCCTGCGCAGCGCCGCGAGCTTCGGCTCCTTCCACCTGATCCGGCTGCTGTACGACGAGTACATGTTCTACCTGGTGGAGCACCGCGTGGCCCAGGCCACGGGCGAGACCCCCATCGCCGTCATGGGAGAG TTCAGCGACCTCAACTCCATGATGCCCATGCTGATGGAGAAAG ACTCGTCCTTCTCTGACGACATGAGCGACCTGGGCAGCGACGGGGACATGTCCCGAGGCCCCAGCGAGCTGGCGGTCAAGCGGGAGCCCACCTCCCTGCAGGAGATCTGA
- the rfx2 gene encoding DNA-binding protein RFX2 isoform X2: MQSSEGGSDSSSSVALRTSSSSQAPVVQPVPASQQRVLVQATGSGQKGAQVQQLSRVQQVPQQVQQVQHVYPSQVQYVEGGEVVYTNGTIRTAYSYNPEAQLYGQSSGGAYFDSQAGGAQVTTVVSSAGGVPPHGMVGVAMDVGGSQIISSGGTYLIHGGGMDGSRHLGSHSARSSSAMLQWLLDNYETADGVSLPRSSLYNHYLWHCQEQKLDPVNAASFGKLIRSVFMGLRTRRLGNRGNSKYHYYGIRLKPDSPLNRLQEDSQYTAMRQQPIHQKQRFKPLQKVDGMGDSFSGGSQHSSGTPDQSLAAQSQHHQQYIDVSHVLPPFPSPDLGSCPLPERIAPNDVKKLQSLYRDHCEATLDVVMNLQFHYIEKLWQTFWYSTAPSSDGATPLPNSEEETEGVIPREKLVSLCKYEPVRLWMRSCDHILYQALVEILIPDVLRPVPSTLTQAIRNFAKSLEGWLTSAMRDFPQEIVRTKAAVVSAFAQTLRRYTSLNHLAQAARAVLQNTSQINQMLSDLNRVDFANVQEQASWVCQCDEAVVQRLEQDFKVTLQQQSSLDQWAAWLDNVVNQVLKPHEGSASFPRAARQFLLKWSFYSSMVIRDLTLRSAASFGSFHLIRLLYDEYMFYLVEHRVAQATGETPIAVMGEFSDLNSMMPMLMEKDSSFSDDMSDLGSDGDMSRGPSELAVKREPTSLQEI; this comes from the exons ATGCAGAGTTCAGAGGGAGGGTCAGACTCCTCGTCCAGCGTGGCCTTGCGcacgtcctcctcctcccaggccCCCGTGGTGCAGCCTGTCCCGGCATCCCAACAG cggGTGCTGGTGCAGGCCACAGGCTCGGGCCAGAAGGGGGCGCAGGTCCAGCAGCTGTCCAGAGTGCAGCAGGTCCCCCAGCAG GTCCAGCAGGTCCAGCACGTGTACCCGTCCCAGGTCCAGTACGTGGAAGGAGGGGAAGTGGTGTACACAAACGGAACCAT cCGGACGGCCTACTCCTACAACCCGGAGGCCCAGCTGTACGGGCAGAGCAGCGGGGGGGCCTACTTCGACTCGCAGGCGGGGGGCGCCCAGGTCACCACGGTGGTGTCGTCGGCCGGCGGCGTGCCCCCCCACGGCatggtgggcgtggccatggACGTGGGGGGCAGCCAGATCATCTCCAGCGGCGGGACCTACCTCATCCACGGGGGCGGCATGGACGGCAGCCGCCACCTCGGCTCGCACTCCGCCCGCTCCTCCTCCGCAATG ttgCAGTGGCTGCTGGATAACTATGAGACGGCGGACGGCGTCAGCCTGCCGCGCAGCTCTCTGTACAACCACTACCTGTGGCACTGccaggagcagaagctggacCCGGTCAACGCCGCCTCCTTCGGCAAGCTCATCCGCTCCGTCTTCATGGGCCTGCGCACCCGTCGGCTCGGCAACAG ggggaACTCTAAGTATCATTACTACGGCATCCGTCTGAAACCGGACTCCCCGCTGAATCGGCTGCAGGAGGACTCCCAGTACACGGCCATGAGACAGCAGCCCATCCACCAGAAACagag GTTCAAGCCCCTGCAGAAGGTGGACGGCATGGGGGACAGCTTCTCCGGCGGCTCCCAGCACTCCTCCGGCACGCCCGACCAGTCGCTGGCCGCCCAGagccagcaccaccagcagTACATCG ACGTGTCCCACGTGCTGCCCCCGTTCCCCTCCCCGGACCTGGGCTCCTGCCCCCTGCCCGAGCGCATCGCCCCCAACGACGTCAAGAAGCTGCAGAGCCTGTACAGGGACCACTGCGAG gccACTCTAGACGTGGTGATGAACCTGCAGTTCCACTACATCGAGAAACTGTGGCAGACCTTCTGGTATTCAACAGCGCCATCTAGTGACGGAGCAACTCCTCTCCCTAACAG tgaggaggagacagagggggtGATTCCCAGGGAGAAGCTGGTGTCTCTGTGCAAGTATGAGCCGGTCAGACTGTGGATGCGCAGCTGTGACCACATCCTGTACCAGGCGCTGGTGGAGATCCTCATCCCCGACGTGCTCAGACCTGTGCCCA GCACTCTGACTCAGGCCATTCGCAACTTCGCCAAGAGTCTGGAGGGGTGGCTGACCTCCGCCATGAGAGATTTTCCACAGGAGATCGTCCGCACCAAG GCCGCGGTGGTGAGCGCGTTTGCGCAGACGCTGCGCAGGTACACCTCCCTGAACCACCTGGCGCAGGCGGCGCGGGCGGTGCTGCAGAACACCTCGCAGATCAACCAGATGCTCAGCGACCTCAACCGCGTCGACTTCGCCAACGTGCAG GAGCAGGCCTCGTGGGTGTGCCAGTGCGACGAGGCGGTGGTGCAGAGGCTAGAGCAGGACTTCAAGGTGACgctgcagcagcagagctcCCTGGACCAGTGGGCCGCCTGGCTGGACAACGTGGTGAACCAGGTCCTGAAGCCCCACGAGGGCAGCGCCAGCTTCCCCCGCGCCGCCCGCCAGTTCCTGCTCAAGTGGTCCTTCTACAG ctccatGGTGATCAGGGACCTGACCCTGCGCAGCGCCGCGAGCTTCGGCTCCTTCCACCTGATCCGGCTGCTGTACGACGAGTACATGTTCTACCTGGTGGAGCACCGCGTGGCCCAGGCCACGGGCGAGACCCCCATCGCCGTCATGGGAGAG TTCAGCGACCTCAACTCCATGATGCCCATGCTGATGGAGAAAG ACTCGTCCTTCTCTGACGACATGAGCGACCTGGGCAGCGACGGGGACATGTCCCGAGGCCCCAGCGAGCTGGCGGTCAAGCGGGAGCCCACCTCCCTGCAGGAGATCTGA